The following proteins are encoded in a genomic region of Bufo bufo chromosome 11, aBufBuf1.1, whole genome shotgun sequence:
- the FLRT2 gene encoding leucine-rich repeat transmembrane protein FLRT2, with protein MGLWTVLWPMDWVSFLKSWIVFALGLSMQMTLSRACPTVCRCDRNFVYCNERSLTSVPLGIPEGVTVLYLHNNQINNAGFPAELHNVQSVHTVYLYGNQLDEFPMNLPKNVKVVHLQENNIQTISAVALAQLLKLEELHLDDNSISTVGVEDGAFREAISLKLLFLSKNHLSSVPVGLPLGLQELRLDENRIARISDQAFQNLTNLERLILDGNLLTNKGISDGTFSHLPKLKEFSVVRNSLTSPPTDLQGTYLVKLNLQDNQINHIPVSAFAKLHKLERLDISNNRLQVLVKGVFDNLTNLKQLTARNNPWFCDCSIRWVTEWLKALPAAINVRAFMCQGPEYFRGMAVRELNVNLLSCPTTTPGLLPVTQPPPTMALTTLPPTVFMPTPTTTAPTVPTPTPSLVPTTVPEPKIVVLEKVTPPAQERSPIQLSIRFINDTSVQVSWLSFVSVVSYKLTWVKMGHSLVEGVVHERIVSGEKQHLSLLNLEPKSTYRICLVPLDAFNNYQAGEETVCAEATTKASLLNNGSNSPSSHEQTTTQGMGSPFLLAGLIGGAVIFVLVVLLSIFCWHMHKKGRYTSQKWKYNRGRRKDDYCEAGTKKDNSILEMTETSFQIVSLNNDQLLKGGFRLQPIYAPNGGITYTDCHIPNNLRYCNNSSVPDLEHCHT; from the coding sequence ATGGGCCTGTGGACTGTACTTTGGCCCATGGACTGGGTGTCGTTTTTGAAGTCGTGGATTGTTTTTGCACTTGGGCTATCCATGCAGATGACGCTCTCCAGGGCCTGCCCCACCGTGTGCCGATGCGACCGGAACTTTGTCTACTGTAACGAGCGGAGTTTGACCTCAGTGCCTCTTGGGATTCCGGAGGGTGTAACAGTGCTCTACCTCCACAACAACCAAATTAACAATGCTGGATTCCCCGCAGAACTACACAACGTCCAGTCGGTGCACACAGTCTACCTGTACGGCAACCAACTGGACGAGTTCCCCATGAACCTCCCCAAGAATGTCAAAGTGGTTCACCTTCAGGAGAACAACATCCAGACCATCTCCGCGGTGGCACTGGCTCAGCTGTTAAAACTGGAGGAGCTGCATTTAGACGATAACTCCATCTCCACCGTCGGCGTGGAGGATGGAGCCTTCCGGGAAGCCATCAGCCTAAAACTGCTCTTCCTGTCCAAGAACCACCTGAGCAGCGTGCCAGTCGGACTTCCCTTAGGTCTACAAGAGTTACGGCTGGATGAGAACCGCATTGCTCGCATTTCAGaccaagccttccagaacctgaccAACTTGGAACGACTGATTCTTGATGGCAATCTCCTGACCAACAAAGGGATTTCTGATGgcaccttcagccacttacccaaATTGAAGGAGTTTTCCGTGGTACGCAACTCCCTCACCAGTCCTCCCACCGATCTCCAGGGCACCTATTTGGTAAAGTTGAACCTCCAGGACAACCAAATCAACCACATCCCCGTGTCAGCGTTTGCCAAACTGCACAAGCTCGAGAGATTGGATATTTCAAACAACCGGCTCCAAGTGTTGGTCAAGGGAGTCTTTGATAACTTAACGAACCTGAAACAGTTGACTGCACGAAACAACCCCTGGTTCTGTGACTGCAGCATCCGATGGGTGACCGAGTGGCTTAAAGCTCTTCCAGCTGCTATTAATGTCCGTGCTTTCATGTGCCAGGGCCCAGAGTATTTCCGGGGGATGGCCGTCAGAGAGCTCAATGTCAATCTTCTCTCTTGTCCAACCACCACTCCTGGCTTACTTCCTGTTACCCAACCTCCTCCGACTATGGCTCTGACCACCCTTCCACCAACTGTCTTCATGCCTACCCCAACTACTACAGCTCCTACAGTCCCAACACCGACCCCATCACTAGTACCCACGACCGTGCCTGAGCCAAAAATAGTGGTCCTAGAGAAGGTCACCCCACCCGCCCAAGAACGCTCGCCCATCCAGCTCTCCATCCGTTTTATAAATGACACGAGCGTCCAGGTCAGCTGGTTGTCCTTTGTTAGCGTGGTGTCCTACAAGCTGACGTGGGTCAAGATGGGGCACAGCTTGGTGGAGGGGGTTGTACATGAGCGCATAGTGAGCGGGGAGAAGCAACACTTGAGTTTATTGAACCTAGAACCCAAGTCCACCTACAGGATTTGTTTGGTTCCCTTGGACGCTTTTAATAACTACCAAGCAGGAGAAGAGACTGTCTGTGCTGAGGCCACCACCAAAGCTTCCCTGCTCAACAATGGCAGCAACAGTCCCTCCAGCCACGAGCAGACCACCACCCAGGGCATGGGCTCGCCATTTCTGCTGGCCGGGCTCATTGGGGGGGCAGTCATTTTTGTACTTGTAGTTCTCCTTAGCATCTTCTGCTGGCATATGCACAAAAAGGGTCGCTACACATCTCAGAAATGGAAATACAACCGCGGGCGCCGGAAAGACGACTACTGCGAGGCGGGGACAAAGAAGGACAACTCAATCCTGGAGATGACGGAAACCAGCTTCCAGATCGTCTCCTTAAACAATGACCAGCTCCTTAAAGGAGGTTTCAGACTGCAGCCCATTTACGCCCCAAATGGGGGCATCACTTACACAGACTGTCACATCCCCAATAACCTGAGGTACTGCAACAACAGCAGCGTTCCAGATCTGGAGCACTGCCACACGTGA